In Papaver somniferum cultivar HN1 chromosome 1, ASM357369v1, whole genome shotgun sequence, a genomic segment contains:
- the LOC113323350 gene encoding ankyrin repeat-containing protein NPR4-like, with protein sequence MNTENDMDLNLYRPLLDAAMNDEWESIGNFIDSHLEVPITACGRTALHIAAGAGNSKFMLKLLERMPTEALELKDAYDGNTALHLAVIGGLEDAVKAMVQKHENLKRMCNGKGLNPLLNAAIHVSFEHTEIIKFLCDEMKDEPSFLQGCSGAHLICSITRADLYELASDLIREYPSLATAREGDGSTLLDVLAEKGSHVKLSYMPLNVIFTLLPSLKAYRRERLSFSTFLPELLDIISEEIACMTRVDMHHFFWGSNFLKTAAENGTIEIVKLCISTYPDQLWFPHEERNILQIAVENRQDSVFDYLYDHMNADEKILITRVVDPNGGNILHIAAKLAPACRLNIYSSIVVQIKSEIRWFKKVEKRVPPAFRKKRNDSGETPQQVFTREHKDLVKKGEAYMIRTAESCLVVAALVATVAFAAIFTVPGGNFSDSGDPIFLGKKSFIGFMVVDAIALLNSTTSILVFLSVLAGSYAEADFEMILPTKLVFGLGSLDVSVISVIVAFNIAFDIILGSRYGWAPFLIAGFTFASVFVYLGLLTNFQRELIGFYRLRN encoded by the exons ATGAATACAG AAAACGACATGGACCTCAATTTATATCGACCTTTATTAGATGCTGCCATGAATGATGAGTGGGAGTCAATAGGAAATTTCATTGATAGTCATCTCGAAGTTCCAATAACAGCATGCGGAAGGACTGCATTGCATATTGCAGCTGGTGCAGGAAACTCAAAGTTCATGCTAAAACTGCTCGAACGCATGCCAACAGAAGCACTAGAATTGAAAGACGCTTATGATGGTAACACAGCTCTTCATCTTGCTGTTATTGGTGGGCTTGAAGATGCTGTTAAAGCAATGGTGCAGAAACATGAAAACTTAAAACGTATGTGTAACGGAAAGGGGTTGAATCCGCTACTCAATGCTGCTATTCATGTTAGTTTCGAGCATACAGAAATTATTAAATTCCTTTGTGATGAGATGAAAGATGAACCAAGTTTCTTACAAGGTTGTTCGGGAGCTCACCTCATATGCAGTATAACTCGTGCAGATTTATATG AATTGGCATCTGATCTAATCCGTGAATACCCAAGTTTAGCAACTGCACGTGAGGGCGACGGAAGCACTTTGCTAGATGTTCTAGCAGAAAAGGGTTCTCATGTCAAGTTATCATATATGCCTCTCAATGTGATATTCACACTCCTCCCATCTTTAAAGG CTTATCGCCGTGAAAGGCTGAGCTTTTCAACATTTCTCCCGGAACTACTTGATATTATCTCTGAAGAAATTGCGTGCATGACCAGGGTAGACATGCATCATTTTTTCTGGGGCTCCAATTTCCTAAAAACTGCGGCAGAAAATGGTACCATTGAAATTGTGAAATTGTGTATCTCCACTTATCCAGATCAGCTTTGGTTTCCTCACGAGGAAAGAAACATACTTCAAATAGCGGTGGAAAACAGACAAGACAGTGTATTTGATTACTTGTACGATCACATGAACGCAGATGAGAAGATTCTAATTACACGCGTAGTAGATCCAAACGGCGGTAATATCTTACATATTGCTGCAAAACTTGCGCCTGCTTGTCGACTAAACATTTATAGCAGCATTGTTGTTCAAATTAAAAGTGAGATCAGATGGTTTAAG AAAGTGGAGAAGAGGGTACCACCTGCattcagaaaaaaaagaaatgataGTGGAGAAACTCCTCAACAGGTTTTCACTCGGGAGCACAAAGATTTAGTGAAAAAAGGAGAGGCTTACATGATACGTACAGCCGAATCATGTTTAGTAGTGGCCGCTTTAGTAGCTACAGTTGCTTTTGCTGCAATATTTACAGTGCCGGGTGGAAATTTCAGTGACAGTGGAGatccaatattcttgggaaagaAGTCATTCATTGGATTCATGGTGGTTGATGCTATAGCTCTCTTAAATTCAACTACGTCAATTCTTGTGTTTTTATCCGTCCTGGCTGGTAGTTATGCAGAAGCAGATTTTGAGATGATATTACCGACAAAGTTAGTGTTTGGTCTTGGAAGTCTTGACGTATCAGTAATCAGTGTGATAGTTGCATTTAACATTGCGTTTGATATCATACTTGGGAGTAGATATGGATGGGCTCCATTTCTGATAGCCGGGTTTACATTTGCTAGTGTTTTTGTATATTTGGGTTTACTGACGAACTTCCAGAGGGAATTAATCGGCTTCTATCGACTTCGCAACTAA